One Geotrypetes seraphini chromosome 15, aGeoSer1.1, whole genome shotgun sequence genomic window carries:
- the LOC117348914 gene encoding transcription factor HES-5-like, producing the protein MAPYCDFLGLEKLTAKEKNKLRKPVVEKMRRDRINSSIEQLKLLLEREFRGQQPSAKLEKADVLEMAVSYLQLHSRPQSGTVASPLNDTQVDFKEGFSRCFKEALHFLSFHEVHTETQAKLLSHFQASKATSTAPDLPCLPLPAHKSPKPTAAISNIWRPW; encoded by the exons ATGGCACCGTACTGTGACTTCCTGGGACTAGAGAAGctgacagccaaggaaaaaaataaa CTGAGGAAGCCCGTGGTGGAAAAGATGCGCCGGGATCGCATTAACAGCAGCATCGAGCAGCTGAAGCTCTTGCTGGAGAGGGAGTTCCGGGGGCAGCAGCCCAGCGCCAAACTGGAGAAAGCCGACGTCCTGGAGATGGCCGTGAGCTACCTGCAGCTGCACAGCCGGCCTCAGAGCGGAA CCGTGGCTTCCCCGCTCAACGACACCCAGGTTGACTTCAAAGAAGGATTCAGCAGGTGCTTCAAGGAGGCGCTTCACTTTCTGTCTTTCCACGAAGTCCACACGGAGACACAGGCCAAGCTGCTAAGCCACTTCCAAGCGAGTAAAGCCACCAGCACAGCGCCAGACCTCCCATGCCTGCCACTCCCCGCTCACAAGAGCCCCAAGCCAACAGCTGCAATCAGCAACATCTGGAGACCCTGGTAG